Proteins encoded in a region of the Calditrichota bacterium genome:
- a CDS encoding DUF1761 family protein: MATLLSALFGGFISSVVWFILGGALYMNPFIAKIYHSTEYSPAVKKWPNVPQYLGMMFLFTFVQGFFFALVYLFMKSSLPVETISRGLAFGLVLIAIRIIPRFLDMWIQTTYPNRLLVVELLNGSIGSFIMGLALAYVI, translated from the coding sequence ATGGCCACTTTACTGTCAGCCCTGTTCGGCGGCTTCATTTCTTCTGTCGTGTGGTTTATTCTTGGCGGTGCGCTCTATATGAATCCTTTTATTGCGAAAATCTACCACAGCACAGAGTACTCCCCTGCTGTAAAAAAATGGCCCAATGTGCCGCAATACCTGGGAATGATGTTTTTATTTACATTTGTGCAGGGATTCTTCTTCGCCCTGGTTTATCTTTTTATGAAATCCAGTTTGCCCGTGGAAACCATTTCCAGAGGCCTGGCTTTTGGGCTGGTGCTCATCGCAATTCGAATAATCCCCCGTTTTTTGGACATGTGGATTCAAACAACGTATCCCAACAGGCTGCTTGTCGTTGAATTGCTCAACGGCAGTATCGGCAGTTTTATTATGGGATTGGCTCTGGCGTATGTGATTTAA